One genomic window of Thermococcus indicus includes the following:
- a CDS encoding DUF58 domain-containing protein — protein sequence MKGIYRVSTVLRLYDPSGMYFEEIGLGKGELRVYPSVDSIREAAREEANIRIARRMKKGITSGIDSMEVHGLREYYPGDDLRKIDWKASARLGELIVREFLRETESPVYIVLDATRGMRRRVKRARIDYATSLVLYLATLLVMKNRRVGLVVYSEDGFRLVPPSAGKEQVNRIRNALEFRPARGRPGFRARLGELSPRGRRFLSLIFPRRRAGLAEALLGIKGSAHLLLVTDLMSDTSRLYRLVSMLKKKHTIAILSPNPVLFHPGPLDEETLKILYERYLEREELIRKFNSLVPTLDLGPGDYAREVVRELR from the coding sequence ATGAAGGGCATCTACCGCGTCTCGACTGTCCTTCGCCTCTACGATCCGAGCGGCATGTACTTCGAGGAAATCGGGCTGGGGAAGGGGGAGCTGAGGGTATATCCGTCGGTCGATTCGATCCGAGAGGCCGCGAGGGAGGAGGCCAACATCAGGATCGCCCGGAGGATGAAGAAGGGTATCACCTCCGGTATCGACAGCATGGAGGTTCACGGCCTCAGGGAGTACTATCCCGGCGACGACCTCAGGAAGATAGACTGGAAGGCCAGCGCCAGGCTGGGCGAGCTGATAGTTAGGGAGTTCCTCCGCGAAACGGAAAGCCCGGTGTACATAGTTCTCGACGCCACCAGAGGCATGCGGCGGCGCGTGAAGAGGGCCAGGATAGATTACGCCACCAGCCTGGTCCTCTACCTCGCCACGCTCCTGGTGATGAAAAACCGCCGCGTCGGCCTGGTGGTGTACTCCGAGGACGGATTCAGACTCGTTCCCCCCTCCGCTGGGAAGGAGCAGGTAAACCGCATTCGGAACGCTCTGGAGTTCAGACCTGCCCGGGGGAGACCGGGCTTCAGAGCCAGGCTTGGCGAACTCTCCCCCCGGGGCAGGCGCTTCCTCTCGCTCATCTTTCCCCGCAGGAGGGCGGGCCTGGCGGAGGCTCTCCTGGGCATCAAGGGGTCGGCGCATCTCCTCTTAGTTACCGACCTCATGAGCGACACGTCCAGGCTCTACAGGCTGGTCTCAATGCTGAAGAAAAAGCACACAATAGCCATCCTCTCGCCAAACCCGGTGCTCTTCCACCCCGGCCCCCTGGATGAGGAAACCCTTAAAATCCTCTACGAAAGGTACCTTGAGAGGGAGGAACTGATCAGGAAGTTCAACTCCCTGGTACCAACCCTTGATCTCGGGCCCGGGGACTACGCAAGGGAAGTCGTGAGGGAACTGAGATGA
- a CDS encoding NAD-dependent epimerase/dehydratase family protein produces the protein MKVLVTGGAGFIGSHLVDKLMELGWEVRVLDDLSAGSLENIRRWLNHERFEFIEGDMRDPGIVEEAVEGVDAVFHLAANPEVRIGSQSPELLYETNVLITYNLLNAMRDSKAKYLIFTSSSTVYGDASVIPTPEDYAPLEPISVYGGAKLAAEALISGYTHTFGFKALIFRLANIIGERSNHGVIYDFINKLRKNPEELEILGDGTQRKSYLHVSDTVDGMLKIFEHFRGSDKTVDFYNLGNDDWITVREIAEIVSEGMGLEPEFRFTGGVDGGRGWKGDVKFMRLSIEKAKETGWRPRLNSYGAVKRTVRELLHHIESP, from the coding sequence ATGAAGGTCCTGGTAACGGGAGGTGCCGGGTTCATAGGCTCACACCTGGTGGATAAACTCATGGAGCTTGGCTGGGAGGTCAGGGTTCTCGACGACCTCAGTGCGGGCAGTCTGGAAAACATAAGGCGGTGGCTGAACCACGAGCGCTTTGAGTTCATCGAGGGAGACATGAGGGACCCGGGGATCGTTGAGGAGGCCGTTGAGGGCGTCGATGCCGTCTTCCACCTCGCGGCGAACCCCGAGGTTAGAATAGGCTCCCAGAGCCCGGAGCTGCTCTACGAGACAAACGTGCTGATAACCTACAACCTGCTCAACGCGATGAGGGACTCAAAGGCCAAATACCTCATATTCACGAGCTCATCGACGGTCTACGGCGACGCATCTGTGATTCCAACGCCCGAGGACTACGCCCCGCTCGAGCCGATAAGCGTCTACGGCGGGGCAAAGCTGGCCGCCGAAGCTTTAATCAGCGGCTACACCCATACCTTCGGGTTCAAAGCTCTGATATTCCGCCTGGCCAACATCATAGGCGAGCGCTCCAACCACGGGGTCATCTACGACTTCATAAACAAGCTCAGGAAGAACCCGGAGGAGCTTGAGATACTTGGAGATGGAACCCAGAGGAAGAGCTACCTCCACGTGAGCGACACCGTTGATGGAATGCTTAAGATCTTCGAGCACTTCAGGGGGAGCGATAAAACGGTCGATTTCTACAACCTCGGCAACGACGACTGGATAACGGTGAGGGAGATAGCGGAGATAGTCAGCGAGGGGATGGGACTAGAGCCGGAGTTCCGCTTCACCGGCGGCGTCGACGGCGGCCGCGGCTGGAAGGGGGACGTCAAATTCATGCGCCTGAGCATAGAGAAGGCGAAGGAAACCGGCTGGAGGCCAAGGCTCAACAGCTACGGGGCCGTGAAGAGAACGGTGCGGGAGCTCCTCCATCACATCGAATCCCCGTAG
- the mntA gene encoding type VII toxin-antitoxin system MntA family adenylyltransferase antitoxin has translation MKVYRLSIPERDALKERIRACLASREEVLFAYLHGSFLENRPFRDIDVAVFVGSKPGRFYEMELEDELSRLTGFPVDVRLLNDAPVEFRFHVIGGELIFSRDEKARCDFEERTMREYHDYSHYLELYRREALGI, from the coding sequence ATGAAAGTGTACCGTCTCTCGATTCCGGAGCGGGATGCCCTCAAGGAGCGGATAAGGGCGTGCCTTGCGTCCAGGGAGGAGGTTCTCTTCGCGTACCTTCACGGTTCTTTCCTGGAGAACCGTCCTTTTAGGGATATAGACGTTGCGGTTTTTGTGGGGTCAAAACCGGGCCGATTTTATGAGATGGAGCTTGAAGATGAGCTATCAAGGTTAACCGGATTTCCGGTTGATGTGAGGCTGCTGAACGATGCCCCCGTGGAGTTTAGGTTTCATGTTATCGGCGGGGAGCTCATCTTCAGCAGGGACGAAAAGGCCAGGTGTGACTTTGAAGAGAGGACTATGAGGGAATACCACGATTATTCCCACTACCTCGAACTGTACCGGAGGGAGGCCCTTGGAATATGA
- the hepT gene encoding type VII toxin-antitoxin system HepT family RNase toxin produces MEYDTEKVTRLMVEARNALDALYELAKLPREEFLGSRHYVSSAKYNLLVAIEACIDIAYHLISKNRMRLPRDYADSFRVLQENGILDGELTRRLILMSRFRNRLVHIYWEVDDEVIHSIINENLGDIEEFLTRIVEIIK; encoded by the coding sequence TTGGAATATGATACCGAAAAGGTAACCCGGCTCATGGTGGAAGCCAGGAACGCACTGGATGCCCTTTATGAGCTTGCGAAACTCCCCCGGGAAGAGTTCCTTGGCAGCAGGCATTACGTTTCGAGTGCCAAGTACAACCTCCTGGTTGCGATCGAGGCGTGCATTGATATAGCGTACCATTTGATTTCAAAAAACCGCATGAGGCTTCCAAGGGATTATGCTGACTCTTTCAGGGTTCTTCAGGAGAACGGAATCCTCGACGGGGAGCTGACCAGACGGCTCATTCTGATGTCCCGCTTTAGAAATCGACTGGTGCATATATATTGGGAAGTTGATGACGAGGTTATCCATTCGATAATAAACGAGAACCTCGGGGACATTGAGGAGTTCCTCACGCGGATTGTGGAAATAATCAAATGA
- a CDS encoding sugar phosphate nucleotidyltransferase, with protein sequence MKILIMAGGYATRLWPITKDNPKALLPVGNRVILDYILENAMELGLETYISTNRFFEAHFRPYAEGRGVELIVEDTLHEEEKLGTIGAMKKAVDELGLDDYLVIAGDNLFSFSLADFLRAYDGRTLIAVYDVGDLNLAKRYGVVVLEGDRVISFEEKPAQPRSTLISTGVYVFPKAVMERIDEYLSNGNRDSPGYFLQWLLSKGEPVKAYRFSEYWYDIGSADSYLEALKTLLKESHVEEIQISPYAKIIPPVVIKRGAKILGRSIIGPYAYIGEGCVIENSDISDSIVFRNTVIRNSTIWRSIIDEKCEIRNLELRKSLVGGHAKIQRGE encoded by the coding sequence ATGAAGATCCTCATAATGGCCGGCGGCTACGCGACGAGGCTGTGGCCCATAACCAAGGACAACCCGAAGGCCCTGCTTCCTGTCGGGAACAGGGTAATCCTCGACTACATCCTTGAGAACGCCATGGAGCTTGGACTCGAGACCTACATCTCCACGAACCGCTTCTTCGAGGCTCACTTCCGCCCCTACGCGGAGGGGCGGGGGGTTGAGCTCATCGTCGAGGACACCCTTCACGAGGAGGAGAAGCTCGGCACGATAGGGGCCATGAAGAAGGCCGTCGATGAGCTGGGCCTTGACGACTACCTCGTCATCGCCGGCGACAACCTCTTCTCCTTCTCCCTGGCTGACTTTCTCAGGGCCTACGACGGCAGGACGCTGATAGCGGTCTACGACGTCGGCGACCTCAACCTGGCGAAGCGCTACGGCGTGGTAGTCCTTGAGGGCGACAGGGTGATTTCCTTCGAGGAGAAACCGGCCCAGCCGCGCTCGACTCTCATAAGCACCGGCGTCTACGTCTTTCCAAAGGCCGTCATGGAGCGCATCGATGAGTACCTCTCCAACGGCAACCGCGATTCCCCTGGCTACTTCCTCCAGTGGCTCCTCTCCAAAGGTGAGCCGGTAAAGGCCTACCGCTTCTCCGAGTACTGGTACGACATAGGCTCCGCCGACAGCTACCTTGAGGCCCTCAAGACCCTCCTGAAGGAGAGTCACGTCGAGGAGATTCAGATAAGCCCCTACGCGAAAATAATCCCTCCGGTCGTCATAAAGAGGGGCGCCAAAATACTCGGCCGCTCCATAATCGGCCCCTACGCCTACATAGGCGAGGGCTGCGTCATCGAGAACTCGGACATAAGCGACTCGATAGTCTTCAGGAACACGGTCATCAGGAACTCGACGATATGGCGCTCCATCA